From the genome of Nocardia sp. NBC_01503, one region includes:
- the eccE gene encoding type VII secretion protein EccE gives MSEMTSPDEITPNAAEIPPLRSNTRGLFRRLPLSIVLPSAAAGAVAGTLTIALNGELWLTLGVGFAIAALGAVRRRKTNIWRILGMRLALRWRNWRGTDSAPRTEPFAVPIPESGGLHCGMRWDGDHLITMLRVDRTELTPTLLGPAEIRTGAAVSLAEVARCLSQFDIRLAAVDVMTLAVRTRGPHHVVRLYEQLLGPLPATAERNLWLVLRFDPLDNAEAIANRGGAEVGMIRTALVATRRVAARLATRAVRVSVLTAEELAAVEATELHDTDPRQWRESWQALHFGGIDLAGYAVRPERLDSEVLATASALPGLATLTRLRMTSAIGPETPAQRADTVTLTALVRQDTIGAGRQDPEQTPEGLGLLPLHGRQRRVLLDGGQLDRSAAVYGAPAALARLSVPAGGCGPVLGATGDGLGVAIPLFGPSIRRVEIHGSLRFAQLMILRSIAVGAQVIVHSTRPESWDHMVDSVDSAAALSVSSPGGVQHTAAATMIVYDGVASAGQVSEATAVHIRARVSQAAEADVVLIESPDRPGDAVVRTAGGELPIHMVSVPQESGFLGVPEPAPAPELQPV, from the coding sequence ATGAGTGAGATGACTTCCCCGGACGAAATCACACCGAATGCTGCCGAGATTCCGCCGCTGCGTTCGAATACGCGCGGATTGTTCAGACGACTGCCGTTATCCATCGTCCTGCCTTCGGCCGCGGCGGGAGCCGTCGCCGGTACCTTGACGATCGCATTGAACGGAGAGCTCTGGCTGACACTCGGCGTGGGTTTCGCTATTGCGGCATTGGGTGCGGTCCGGCGGCGGAAGACAAATATTTGGCGAATTCTCGGAATGCGACTGGCATTGCGGTGGCGTAATTGGCGCGGCACTGATAGCGCGCCGCGTACCGAACCGTTCGCCGTGCCGATACCGGAGTCCGGTGGCCTGCACTGCGGCATGCGCTGGGACGGCGATCACCTGATCACCATGTTGCGGGTCGACCGCACCGAGCTGACGCCCACCCTGCTCGGTCCGGCGGAGATTCGCACGGGGGCAGCGGTTTCACTCGCCGAGGTGGCGCGTTGCCTGTCCCAGTTCGATATTCGGCTGGCCGCGGTGGATGTGATGACGCTCGCGGTCCGCACCCGGGGCCCGCACCATGTCGTGCGGCTGTACGAGCAACTGCTCGGCCCGCTGCCCGCCACCGCGGAGCGGAACCTCTGGCTGGTGCTGCGCTTCGACCCGCTGGACAATGCCGAGGCCATCGCCAATCGCGGGGGCGCGGAGGTGGGCATGATCCGGACCGCGCTGGTCGCCACCCGCCGGGTCGCCGCTCGTCTGGCCACCCGTGCGGTGCGGGTATCGGTGCTGACCGCCGAGGAGTTGGCCGCGGTGGAGGCGACCGAACTGCACGACACCGATCCCCGGCAATGGCGTGAGAGTTGGCAGGCGTTGCACTTCGGTGGCATCGATCTGGCCGGCTACGCGGTGCGGCCGGAGCGACTGGACTCCGAGGTGCTGGCCACGGCGTCGGCGCTGCCCGGACTCGCCACTCTCACCCGATTGCGGATGACCTCCGCAATCGGACCGGAGACTCCCGCGCAACGCGCCGATACGGTGACGCTGACCGCGCTGGTCCGTCAGGACACCATCGGGGCGGGGCGGCAGGATCCCGAGCAGACGCCCGAGGGGCTCGGATTGTTGCCGCTGCACGGCCGCCAGCGGCGGGTACTGCTCGACGGCGGGCAACTCGATCGTTCGGCCGCGGTGTACGGGGCGCCGGCGGCATTGGCCCGCCTCTCGGTGCCCGCCGGGGGTTGCGGTCCGGTACTCGGCGCGACCGGCGATGGGCTGGGCGTCGCCATACCGCTATTCGGGCCGTCCATCCGGCGGGTCGAGATCCACGGCAGTCTGCGATTCGCTCAGCTGATGATCTTGCGGTCGATCGCGGTCGGCGCCCAGGTGATCGTGCACAGCACCCGGCCGGAAAGCTGGGACCATATGGTCGATTCGGTGGACTCTGCTGCGGCGCTTTCGGTTTCGTCGCCGGGCGGAGTACAGCACACCGCCGCGGCCACCATGATCGTCTACGACGGAGTCGCCTCCGCCGGGCAGGTCTCCGAGGCCACGGCCGTCCACATCCGGGCGCGGGTGTCCCAGGCCGCGGAGGCCGATGTCGTACTCATCGAATCCCCGGATCGTCCGGGTGATGCGGTGGTTCGGACCGCGGGCGGCGAACTGCCGATCCATATGGTGTCGGTACCGCAGGAGTCCGGGTTCCTCGGCGTCCCGGAACCCGCCCCCGCTCCGGAGTTGCAACCGGTGTAG
- the eccB gene encoding type VII secretion protein EccB has product MPAQLTTRAQVNGYRFLLQRFEHALVRRDVRMLHDPMRIQFRSLITGLVLALLATGGCAVLAFLRPQGQIGEAKIVMGSDSGALYAVVDKTLHPALNLASARLITGSNESPTSVDDAKLATAPRGPLLGIPGAPAALPGPAQAGHSEWTLCDDTTAGLKTAVLDGIPELGPQIHAAGTGDALLIARDGATYLVYDGKHARIDLNNTAIVSALEIQSMRPREAGTGLLNATVAAPDLTVPAIPNAGAPSVVNGGDIVVGSVIRVEELTGQKPYVVLADGLQKISEFTADVLRSANSMGLTKIPVLSPDAVSGVPVVHTLPVDQFPIGRPAIVTADASPVACVSWGRDSQDQTSRLRLLIGAQLPLATGVRPMALVVANAADSVYIPAATGEFVQVTGVEPDSTRREGLLYITDTGVRFGIPDAATAAVLGLTKPKLAPWQIVGQLPAGPMLDRSSALIARDIVHTDQAGQ; this is encoded by the coding sequence GTGCCGGCACAGTTGACGACCCGGGCGCAGGTCAATGGTTACCGATTTCTGTTGCAGCGATTCGAGCACGCGCTCGTCCGGCGCGATGTGCGGATGCTGCACGATCCCATGCGCATCCAATTCCGGTCGTTGATCACCGGATTGGTACTGGCACTGCTGGCCACCGGGGGTTGCGCCGTGCTGGCCTTCCTGCGGCCACAGGGTCAGATCGGCGAGGCCAAGATCGTCATGGGTTCCGACAGCGGGGCGCTCTACGCGGTGGTCGACAAGACCCTGCACCCGGCGCTCAACCTGGCCTCGGCCCGGTTGATCACCGGCAGCAATGAATCGCCCACCTCGGTCGATGACGCCAAGCTGGCTACCGCGCCCCGCGGCCCACTGCTGGGCATTCCGGGCGCACCGGCGGCACTGCCCGGCCCGGCGCAGGCCGGTCATTCGGAATGGACCCTCTGCGACGACACCACAGCCGGACTGAAAACCGCTGTGCTGGACGGTATTCCGGAGCTGGGCCCGCAGATCCACGCGGCCGGGACCGGTGACGCGCTGCTGATCGCCCGCGACGGTGCGACCTACCTCGTCTATGACGGCAAGCATGCCCGAATCGACCTGAACAACACCGCGATCGTCTCCGCGCTCGAAATACAGAGCATGCGCCCGCGGGAGGCCGGAACCGGCCTGCTGAACGCCACGGTCGCAGCCCCCGACCTCACCGTGCCCGCGATTCCGAACGCGGGCGCGCCCAGCGTCGTCAATGGCGGGGATATCGTTGTCGGATCGGTGATTCGGGTCGAGGAGCTCACCGGTCAGAAACCGTACGTGGTACTCGCCGACGGCCTGCAGAAGATTTCCGAGTTCACCGCGGACGTGCTGCGCTCCGCGAATTCCATGGGGCTGACCAAGATTCCGGTGCTCTCGCCGGACGCGGTCAGCGGGGTGCCGGTGGTGCACACCCTGCCGGTGGACCAGTTCCCCATCGGCCGCCCGGCCATCGTGACCGCCGATGCCAGCCCGGTCGCGTGCGTCTCCTGGGGGCGGGACAGCCAGGACCAGACCTCGCGGCTACGACTACTGATCGGCGCGCAGCTGCCGCTGGCCACCGGTGTGCGACCGATGGCCCTGGTCGTCGCGAACGCCGCCGACTCTGTCTACATCCCCGCTGCCACCGGGGAATTCGTGCAGGTCACCGGGGTTGAGCCGGACAGTACCCGGCGCGAGGGCCTGCTGTACATCACCGACACCGGGGTTCGATTCGGTATCCCGGACGCCGCCACCGCGGCGGTCTTGGGCCTGACCAAACCCAAGCTCGCGCCCTGGCAGATCGTCGGTCAGCTCCCTGCGGGGCCGATGCTGGACCGGTCCTCGGCGCTGATCGCCCGCGATATCGTCCACACCGACCAGGCGGGGCAGTAG